Proteins encoded within one genomic window of Leptolyngbya sp. SIO1E4:
- a CDS encoding PPC domain-containing protein: MALNKKLTSSLMSLVLAIGGSPFFPTPTALASSEQLAQVTPNTVTGRLDRSSQVHWDGSYYNIHTFEGQAGETVRIDMVSNDFDAYLILFGPQGGRVTQNDDGGSGSNATIIATLPATGNYQIAANAYRAGETGQYTVTWRPATSQELNSRPPASVADIITEAISRCP; encoded by the coding sequence ATGGCGCTGAACAAGAAACTGACCAGTAGCTTGATGTCATTAGTGCTGGCGATCGGCGGTTCACCTTTTTTTCCCACCCCAACAGCGTTAGCCTCATCTGAACAGCTTGCTCAAGTCACTCCCAACACTGTTACTGGTCGTCTTGATCGTAGCAGCCAGGTTCACTGGGATGGCAGCTATTACAATATCCACACTTTCGAAGGTCAAGCTGGTGAGACTGTTCGCATCGATATGGTTAGTAACGATTTCGATGCGTACCTAATTCTTTTTGGCCCGCAGGGAGGGCGTGTCACTCAAAATGATGATGGTGGTAGTGGCAGTAACGCAACTATCATTGCAACTCTGCCAGCAACCGGAAACTATCAAATCGCTGCAAACGCCTATCGTGCCGGTGAGACTGGACAATACACCGTGACGTGGAGGCCAGCGACCTCACAAGAATTAAACTCCAGGCCACCAGCATCCGTTGCAGACATAATTACTGAAGCAATAAGTAGATGCCCTTAA